Within the Methanobrevibacter wolinii SH genome, the region GTATAAGTAAATTTAAAAAACTTATAATTAGAAATACCCTTTCATTTGTTGTTTTAGATAATAAAGTAATTTTAGATAAAAATACTGGAAAACCTAGAAAATTAAAGAATATTAAAACTAAATATAATATAAATAATAAATTTAATAATCTATCTTTCTTATTATCTATGAAATTAACTATAAAGTATAAGATTATAGGTAATGGGAAGAAATCATAGAAGAATGTAAATATACCTGGATTTTTACCTGTTCTTAATGGGAATATAATAGTTATAATATAATTAAAGAAATTATGTAAATTACCATGTCCTCCACAATATAATCTTCTACCTGGATAAACTGAATTCATAATAAGAGGTATAGTATTTGCTGATAAACTAATAAAATATACTAAAGAGAATATTGGTATTAAAAAACTAATTATAATTATTGGAATATCTAATTTTGAATAATTAAAATCCTTATAATTATCCCATATTATCCAAATTAATACAAATAAAAAGACATATCCAAATGGAATTTGCCATGCTGGATATAATGAAAATATATATCCTCCAGCACTAATTATAAATCCCAAAGCACAAATTAATCTTTTTTTATAAACATCTGTTTTAATATAATGATATACACATAAACATATTAATTGACCAAATATTAAGATTTCAACAAGATAATTTACTGAAAACCACCATTGAACAATAGGTGAAAAACTTATTAATATAGAATAAGCAGTAGCTAATCTTTTATCATCTTTAGTAATAAATCTTCCAAATTCAAAAGAAACTAAAAGTAATGCAATTAATCTTCCAATCCAATAGAAAGATAATGCTCTTCCAGGAGATAAGAATAAATAACCTATTTGAAAAGGTCTAAATATTAATAGTATACTTAATACAGGACTTCCATAAACAGCAAACATATCTGTAAGGGATGCTGTTGGAATATTTGAAAAGTATCCAAAATTATTATAATATTGTGAAAAACTTAAACTAGTTAAAACATTCCATTCATCACTTCTAATATGACGACCAACACCAAGTACTGAATTATGAGAAGAACCTAGAAAATTATCCCACAAACCAAAAGATGATCCATTAACTTCAAATAAAACACAAATAAGAAAAACTACAAAAGCAATAGGATACCTATATCTATATAAAAAGCTTAATGTCTTAGATTTTAAATTTTTATTAAAATATATTAAAAAAACTATTAAAAATAAGATTAAAAATATTATAAAGTGTTTAATTGAGAATAAATTTAAAAAATTATGTTTAGATGGATTTTCTAAAAGAATTATATAAAATTCAAGGAGAAAAGAAAAAACTAAACTTAAAATAATTGTTAAACTTAATTCTTTAGAATTATAATTAAAATTAATAAAAAATTCCCCCAAACTAAAAGAGATAAAACATGAAATTATATAAAAATTAAATATATTTTATCTTATATAAAATATAAATATTAAGTTTTTTTATTAAAATCATTAAATTAAAGATAAACCTTATTTTAAAATTAAAAATAAAACGATTCTAGAAAATTAATTTTTAAATTAAAAGATTTTCAAAATATTAAAAAAAATAGATAGATTATTTATTAACTAATAAAATATATAATATATACATATTATTTATATACTCAACTAATAGATTGAGTAATTAAAATTTTAAAATTATAATTATTATAAATTAAGTGAGTGATTAAATGTATAAAATAGCTGTAGTTCCTGGAGATGGAATTGGTAAAGAAGTAATGGAAGCTGCAATTAATGTTCTTGATGGATTAGATATCAATTTTGAATATGAATATGGTCTTGCAGGAGATGAATGTCTTGAAAAAACAGGTAAAGCATTACCTGATGAAACACTTGAACTTGTAAAAAATTCAGATGCATGTCTTTTTGGTGCTGCAGGAGAATCTGCTGCTGATGTTATTGTAAAACTTAGACAATCTTTAAAATTATTTGCAAATCTTAGACCTGTAAAATCATATCCAGGTACTAAAGCATTATTTGATGATTTAGATATTATGATTGTACGTGAAAACACTGAAGGTATGTATATTACTGGAGAAGAAGAATATACTGACGAAGGTGCTATTGCAAGACGTATTATCACAAGAAAAGCAGAAGAAAGAATAATTAGATATGCATTTGAATATGCTAAAAACAATAATAAAACCCAAGTTACTGGTGTTCACAAAGCAAATGTACTTAAAAAAACTGATGGATTATTTAAAAAAATATTATATGAAGTAGCTGAAGAATACAAAGATCAAGGAATCGAAACAAATGATTTCTATATAGATGCTACATCAATGTATCTTATTACCCAAGGTAATAAATTCCAAGTTATTGTTACAACTAACCTTTACGGAGATATTCTATCAGATGAAGGTGCTGGTCTTGTTGGAGGTTTAGGTTTAATTCCATCAGCAAATATTGGTGAAAATAATGCATTATTTGAACCAGTACATGGATCTGCTCCAGATATAGCAGGTCAAGGAATAGCTAACCCTATTGCTATGATTTTATCTGCAAAAATGATGCTTGACTACCTTGGTGAACAAGAAGCTGCTACAAGATTAGAAAATGCAGTACTTAAAGTTCTTGAAGAAGGAAAAGATGTTACTGGTGACCTTGGTGGAAATGCATCTACTATGGAAATGAGTGAAGCAATTAAAAATGCATTATAAATAAAAAAAATTATCATGACAATTTGTCAATGATAATTTCACTTTTTTATTAAATTTACAATTACTAATTAAAATACTATTTTTTATAAATTAATTCTTAAATTCAGCTAAATAAATATTAAAAGTCTATTTAAAAGATTTTCAAATTAAAATTATATTTAAAATCTTAATTAAAAACTACTAAAAAATCAATTAACTAGTTTAAACTTTCCTATTTAAAAACTAATTAAAAATCTAAAATCAAGATATTTAAAACTTTTTTTAATTAAAAATAACTTAAAAATATAAAACAAATAATAAACATTATATTTAAATCTTAAAAAAGCCTATTAAAACTAGAAAATCATATATAAAATTTACTTATTAAAATAAATTATTTATAAATGATTAATAATATATTAAAATAATTTATAAAAAATTTTTATAAAGTTAATTTTGACTTTGTTAAAAAATAATTATATCATTAAAGAATAATTATCAAAGTTAATCTTTATAAAAAAAATTACTAAAAATGATTTTATGATAGATTTAAATTATATTAGAGAAGATTTTCCAATATTAGATAATATTACTTATCTTGATTCTGCAAGTACATCACTTACTCCAAAACCAGTAGTAGATGCTATGGAAGAATATTTCCTAGAATACAATTCAAATGCAGGACGTGGATCATATAAAAATGCAATAAAAACCACGAGTAAAATGGAAGAAACAAGAGAGAAACTTTCTAATTTTATAAATTGTAAAAAAAATGAAATAATCTTTACTAAAAATACTACAGAAGGTATAAATTTAATAAGTAATGGTTTTAATTTTAAAAAGGAAGATAATATAATAATTTCAGATATAGAACATCACTCTAATTTTATACCATGGCTTAATCTTCAAAAAAAAGGAATAAACATTAAAATAGCTAAAGCAAATGAAGAAGGAATTATAGAAAAAGACACTATTAATGATCTTCTTGATGAAAATACACGACTTATTGCAATAAGCCATGTAAGTAATGCAATAGGTTCAATACAAGATATTGAAGGTATAGAAAAACTTGTTCATAAAAATCAATATAAAGATGGAACTAATACTTATCTTCTTGTTGATGGTGCACAATCTGTTGGACATATTAATGTTGATATGAATAAATTAAATCCAGATTTCATGGCATTTCCTGGACATAAAGGACTTTTAGGTCCAGTTGGAACAGGATTTATCTATATTAAAGAGTCTAATCAGAATCTTATATATCCTCAAAATCTTGGTGGAGGAACTATTGTAAATACTGATTTTAAAGATTTTAAATTAGAGGATTCACCTCAAAGATTTGAAGGAGGTACTCAGAACTTAGCAGGTATTATTGGCCTTGGAAGGGCTATAGATTATATTGAAAGTATTGGTATAGATAATATTGAAAAATATGATAAAGATTTAACAAGAATATTATATGAATCATTAAATGAAATTGATAATATTATAACTTATGGAAGTAAAAATAATAATTCAATAGTTTCATTTAATCTAAATAATGCCAATCCACATGATATATGTAAGATTTTAGATGAATCTAAAAATATTTGTCTTAGAAGTGGTCATCATTGTGCAATACCTGCAATAAAACATATTAATGCAAAAGAAGGTACAATAAGATCTTCAATACATTTATACAATAATATTGAAGATATTGAAAAATTAGTATCTGCATTAAAAGAGATTAGTTTCTTATATAGTAATTAATAATTAAAATTAAAGGAGATAATATGGAAAATAAAAAATCTAATACATTAGTATGTATATATAATTTTCTACCATATGTTGATACTAGTGGAAATATTGTTGCAAGGAAAGTATATAATCATGGAGAAAAAGTAGATATTGTTCATAATAAACTAAAACAAAGAAAAGATAATGAATTTTATGATTTAATTAAGAAATATATTAACAATGATATTTTCCTAGATACCCCTATTAATAAAGATGAATACAAATGGGAAAACACGAAAAAATTTGTAATAGATGCTTTAAATGAGATTAATAAAATAACTAAAAAAAATGGAGAATATAAAGTAATATATAGTAGGACTATGAAACCTATGTCACATTATTTAGCATTTGCATATAAAATTAAAAATCCTAATGTTAAATGGATTGCAGAGTTTTCAGATCCAAATCTTCCAGATATTGAAGGTAAAATTAGATATAGGCCGATTAATCATGAAGATTTAAATAAAATAAATAGTATTATTTATAAAAATGGATATAAAACATTTAATACTGATAATTATTTTTTTTATAGTGAATATTTACCTTATATTTTAGCAGATGAAATCATATATACTAATGAGAATCAAAGAGAGTTAATGTTAGAAAATCCTGATTTTAAAGATATTAAAAAAGAGGTATTTAATAAATCAAGAATCATTAACCATCCATTACCTGATAAAAAATGGTATAATATTAAAGAATCAGATTATAAAATAGATAAAAGTAAAATTAATTTAGGATATTTTGGAGTATTCTATAAAACAAGAAATATTTATAATATTTTCTCTTCATTATATGCACTTGATGATAATTTAAAAGATAAAGTTTTAATTCATATTTTTGTACCTAATCCTGAAAAAACTAGAGAATTTATAAATGAAATGCCAATAAAAGACAATATTATAATTAATTCTTATGTTTCATACTTAGAATATCTTAATCTAACAAAGAAATTTGATTGTTTAATTGTATGTGATGCTAAAACTAAAGGAATATTTGATAAAAATCCATATTTACCATCTAAAATAAGTGATTATCTAGAGAGTGGTACAGATATATGGAGAATATGTGAAAAAAATAGTATTTTAAGTAAAATTGATACAAGATACCTATCATATATTGAAAATATATTCACAGTTGAAGATACATTAAAAGAAATCATAAAAGACCATATTAAATAGATTTAATTTTATCAATTAAAACTCTTAAAAAGCTAGCACATCTATAAACCTTAGTATTCATAAGATTTTTATAATTTTTATTTTCTTTTATTAAATTATTATTAATGCTTTTTAATTGAAAGTTTTCTTTTTTTAGATTGTTTTTTTCTATTTTTAAATTATTAAAGGATTTTTGGAGATTAAAATATCTACTATTTAATAATTCTAAGTTGTATAAAGTTTCATTATAAAAATCTAGTTGTTTATTTAAATCATTAATATTTACTTTAACTAATTTTGAATCTTCAGAAGACTTTTTAATAGGTAATTTATTAGACATAATAATCATACAATAATATTTATTATATTAATTAAAGTATCTAATAAATGTTTTCAAGTATACTTAAAAATTATAATATTAAATTCATTAAAATATTTTTAAATATAAAACTATTCAATTTATTTTAAAAATAAATGACTTTTAGAAATTTTATTAAAATAAATTTTCAATAGAATCAAAAATGAATATAAAATATATTTTAAAAATTAAGGAATATTATAATTATTAAAAAAAATAATAAAGATTATTTATTATATTATTAAAAATATAATATTAATAATTAATTTTAAATAAAATATCTTGTTGAAATCCCTAAATTTAAGATAATATTTATCTTTAATTTTAAATAAAATAATTTAATAAATCAATTATAAATATATAATGTTTTCAACAAAAAAATTAATGAGGTATATAAAATATGACTCGTATACAGTGGGCAGCATTATTTATTATATTAATTATGGCTGTAAGTGGAATAGCTGCATTTGTAGTTATGATGGCATGATTATATTTAAAAATATACTAAATCTAAAAATTAATAATAAAAATTGGAGAATAAAATATGGCAAAATATAATATTGGAGCAGTTGTTGCTGAGTTTAATTATGATATTACACAAATGATGTTAGGATTAGCTAAAGAAGAAGCTAAATCAAGAGACTGTGAAATTACAAAAGTCTTTGTAGTTCCAGGTGTTTTTGATATGGCACTTCCTATTAAAAAATTACTTGAAAGAGATGATATTGATGCAGTTATAACATTAGGTGCTGTTATTGAAGGTGCAACAGATCATGATCAAATTGTAGCTCAACATGCTGCACGTAAAATTGTTGATTTATCATTAGATTACAATAAACCAGTAACATTAGGTATTAGTGGTCCAGGTATGACTAGACTTGATGCTAATAGACGTGTTACCTATGGTAAAAGTGCTGTTGAAGCAGCAGTTAAACTTTGTGACAGATTAAAAGAATTAGATGAAAGCTAATTATAAACTTTAAAACTTATCTTTAAATATTATATTAATTGAAATAATTAAGATATAAT harbors:
- the ribH gene encoding 6,7-dimethyl-8-ribityllumazine synthase; the protein is MAKYNIGAVVAEFNYDITQMMLGLAKEEAKSRDCEITKVFVVPGVFDMALPIKKLLERDDIDAVITLGAVIEGATDHDQIVAQHAARKIVDLSLDYNKPVTLGISGPGMTRLDANRRVTYGKSAVEAAVKLCDRLKELDES
- a CDS encoding isocitrate/isopropylmalate family dehydrogenase, with protein sequence MYKIAVVPGDGIGKEVMEAAINVLDGLDINFEYEYGLAGDECLEKTGKALPDETLELVKNSDACLFGAAGESAADVIVKLRQSLKLFANLRPVKSYPGTKALFDDLDIMIVRENTEGMYITGEEEYTDEGAIARRIITRKAEERIIRYAFEYAKNNNKTQVTGVHKANVLKKTDGLFKKILYEVAEEYKDQGIETNDFYIDATSMYLITQGNKFQVIVTTNLYGDILSDEGAGLVGGLGLIPSANIGENNALFEPVHGSAPDIAGQGIANPIAMILSAKMMLDYLGEQEAATRLENAVLKVLEEGKDVTGDLGGNASTMEMSEAIKNAL
- a CDS encoding glycosyltransferase family protein, which encodes MENKKSNTLVCIYNFLPYVDTSGNIVARKVYNHGEKVDIVHNKLKQRKDNEFYDLIKKYINNDIFLDTPINKDEYKWENTKKFVIDALNEINKITKKNGEYKVIYSRTMKPMSHYLAFAYKIKNPNVKWIAEFSDPNLPDIEGKIRYRPINHEDLNKINSIIYKNGYKTFNTDNYFFYSEYLPYILADEIIYTNENQRELMLENPDFKDIKKEVFNKSRIINHPLPDKKWYNIKESDYKIDKSKINLGYFGVFYKTRNIYNIFSSLYALDDNLKDKVLIHIFVPNPEKTREFINEMPIKDNIIINSYVSYLEYLNLTKKFDCLIVCDAKTKGIFDKNPYLPSKISDYLESGTDIWRICEKNSILSKIDTRYLSYIENIFTVEDTLKEIIKDHIK
- a CDS encoding cysteine desulfurase; translated protein: MIDLNYIREDFPILDNITYLDSASTSLTPKPVVDAMEEYFLEYNSNAGRGSYKNAIKTTSKMEETREKLSNFINCKKNEIIFTKNTTEGINLISNGFNFKKEDNIIISDIEHHSNFIPWLNLQKKGINIKIAKANEEGIIEKDTINDLLDENTRLIAISHVSNAIGSIQDIEGIEKLVHKNQYKDGTNTYLLVDGAQSVGHINVDMNKLNPDFMAFPGHKGLLGPVGTGFIYIKESNQNLIYPQNLGGGTIVNTDFKDFKLEDSPQRFEGGTQNLAGIIGLGRAIDYIESIGIDNIEKYDKDLTRILYESLNEIDNIITYGSKNNNSIVSFNLNNANPHDICKILDESKNICLRSGHHCAIPAIKHINAKEGTIRSSIHLYNNIEDIEKLVSALKEISFLYSN
- a CDS encoding DUF7657 domain-containing protein, yielding MGEFFINFNYNSKELSLTIILSLVFSFLLEFYIILLENPSKHNFLNLFSIKHFIIFLILFLIVFLIYFNKNLKSKTLSFLYRYRYPIAFVVFLICVLFEVNGSSFGLWDNFLGSSHNSVLGVGRHIRSDEWNVLTSLSFSQYYNNFGYFSNIPTASLTDMFAVYGSPVLSILLIFRPFQIGYLFLSPGRALSFYWIGRLIALLLVSFEFGRFITKDDKRLATAYSILISFSPIVQWWFSVNYLVEILIFGQLICLCVYHYIKTDVYKKRLICALGFIISAGGYIFSLYPAWQIPFGYVFLFVLIWIIWDNYKDFNYSKLDIPIIIISFLIPIFSLVYFISLSANTIPLIMNSVYPGRRLYCGGHGNLHNFFNYIITIIFPLRTGKNPGIFTFFYDFFPLPIILYFIVNFIDNKKDRLLNLLFILYLVLIFFNFLGFPVFLSKITLLSKTTNERVFLIISFLNLLILFRSLSLIDKNSVNNFINRIKNHNGILYFISLLISLIVCVLIQKGTVSQVNHLSVYLIFSCLILSLAIFSIFKSSEDKYKNLFLIMCILIGFLAGGLVNPIESGVDYYNQAPIKEVQSIVASNPNANWIILGDNSPESPPIGNIFIPAGAHTINSINTYPHLETWGKLDSSHKYIKVYNRYAYINVILTNNDTKFKLKPKHGKNYKTVNNSNNNYRNDIFDVYLNVNDLEKLNVSYIESSKDLGKFNNTNVSFTKIYSVNNNKLEIYKVNYNS